The following proteins are encoded in a genomic region of Oncorhynchus keta strain PuntledgeMale-10-30-2019 chromosome 8, Oket_V2, whole genome shotgun sequence:
- the LOC118375366 gene encoding 26S proteasome regulatory subunit 4-like yields the protein MGQSQSGGHGPGGGKKDDKDKKKKYEPPIPTRVGKRKKKSKGPDAASKLPLVTPHTHCRLKLLKQERIKDYLLMEEEFIRNQEQMKPLEEKQEEERSKVDDLRGTPMSVGNLEEIIDDNHAIVSTSVGSEHYVSILSFVDKDLLEPGCSVLLNHKVHAVIGVLMDDTDPLVTVMKVEKAPQETYADIGGLDSQIQEIKESVELPLTHPEYYEEMGIKPPKGVILYGAPGTGKTLLAKAVANQTSATFLRVVGSELIQKYLGDGPKLVRELFRVAEEHAPSIVFIDEIDAIGTKRYDSNSGGEREIQRTLLELLNQLDGFDSRGDVKVIMATNRIETLDPALIRPGRIDRKIEFPLPDEKTKRRIFNIHTSRMTVADDVTLDDLILAKDDLSGADIKAICTEAGLMALRERRMKVTNEDFKKSKENVLYKKQEGTPEGLYL from the exons ATG GGTCAAAGCCAAAGTGGGGGCCATGGACCTGGTGGAGGCAAGAAGGATGACAAG GACAAGAAGAAGAAGTATGAGCCTCCCATCCCCACTAGAGttgggaagaggaagaagaaaagCAAGGGACCAGATGCGGCCAGCAAGCTACCTTTAG TCACCCCTCACACCCACTGCCGTCTGAAGCTGCTGAAGCAGGAGAGGATCAAAGACTACCTGCTGATGGAGGAGGAGTTCATCAGGAACCAGGAGCAGATGAAACCGCTGGAGGAAAAACAGGAG GAGGAGAGGTCCAAGGTGGATGACCTGAGGGGAACACCCATGTCTGTGGGGAACCTGGAGGAGATCATTGATGACAACCATGCCATCGTGTCTACGTCAGTAGGGTCAGAGCACTATGTCAGCATCCTCTCCTTCGTAGACAAAGACCTGCTGGAGCCCGGCTGCTCTGTACTACTCAACCACAAG GTCCATGCTGTGATTGGTGTCCTGATGGACGACACTGATCCCCTGGTCACGGTGATGAAGGTGGAGAAGGCCCCTCAGGAGACCTACGCTGACATAGGAGGTCTGGACAGCCAGATCCAGGAGATCAAG GAGTCCGTGGAGCTGCCTCTCACCCACCCTGAGTACTATGAGGAGATGGGCATCAAGCCTCCTAAAGGAGTCATCCTCTATGGAGCACCTGGCACTG GTAAGACCCTGCTGGCCAAGGCGGTGGCCAACCAGACGTCAGCTACCTTCCTGCGTGTGGTGGGCTCTGAGCTGATTCAGAAGTACCTGGGGGACGGGCCCAAGCTGGTCAGAGAGCTGTTCAGGGTGGCAGAGGAACACGCACCGTCCATTGTCTTCATCGATGAGATAGACGCTATCGGCACTAAAAG ataTGACTCTAACTCTGGAGGAGAACGGGAGATCCAGAGGACTTTGCTGGAGCTTCTCAACCAGCTAGATGGTTTTGACTCTAGAGGAGATGTGAAGGTGATCATGGCCACCAACAGGATAGAGACTCTGGACCCTGCCCTCATCAGGCCTG GGCGGATTGACAGGAAGATCGAGTTCCCCCTGCCTGATGAGAAGACCAAGCGGAGGATCTTCAACATCCACACCAGCAGGATGACCGTAGCAGACGACGTCACCCTGGACGACCTGATCTTAGCTAAAGATGACCTATCAGGAGCTGACATCAAG GCCATCTGTACTGAGGCTGGCCTCATGGCCCTGAGAGAGCGCAGGATGAAGGTCACCAACGAAGACTTCAAGAAGTCCAAGGAGAATGTGCTGTACAAGAAACAGGAGGGCACACCAGAGGGCCTGTACCTCTAA